A part of Rhodopirellula bahusiensis genomic DNA contains:
- a CDS encoding HEAT repeat domain-containing protein, which translates to MTLSEISFDPILAAGADPVQAGVALKQLADDPNLDGPMLVAALAEDAARLMDADPAITGGLLRLIHLKTLKGEGDPLSKIEPATLGKIIGSLSPEVSNRHLMLQLLAMQRTPDSLRVLVTQLAQSPPKGWMAAAQILSPLMQHNDWSIDAVFPSLLDSISEPSLAAPILDLAGHVTRTGLVNEHPAKGRIGSLNALLGHVAGRLAKFEEDPRSFGTEVEQVQAVLGEAVALAVSLCDAIGLIGEESSIGELNKTLDLKHRRVQCEAAGALAKLGEETGKERLAELAGEPAARLRAIAYADELGLEELIDEEHREPRAIAEAEMALWLTQPQQMGVPPTGVEVVDSRRMLWPSFEDPVDVFLVRFEYNFGERQYSNIGLTGPTIFAISCDVADFPPEDIYAIYAGWHADHQDIFTVPSKEFNEAQRRIVEPLQTYLERVGYEEVKIDRLGFFLDETAGVFTAVRNEKECVVVTDGLETIDLPTGGRLRPPQPEDLFHLYKGRKMLRTFNPNGISE; encoded by the coding sequence GTGACCTTGTCGGAAATCTCCTTTGACCCAATTCTTGCCGCCGGTGCCGACCCGGTTCAAGCTGGCGTGGCATTGAAGCAATTGGCGGACGATCCCAACTTGGACGGTCCCATGCTGGTTGCTGCTCTCGCGGAAGATGCCGCTCGATTGATGGACGCGGATCCTGCGATCACCGGTGGATTGCTTCGCCTGATTCATCTGAAAACCCTGAAAGGCGAAGGGGATCCTCTGTCGAAGATCGAGCCCGCGACCCTCGGGAAGATCATCGGATCGCTCTCACCAGAAGTCTCCAATCGGCACTTGATGCTTCAATTGTTGGCGATGCAGCGGACACCGGATTCTTTGCGGGTCTTGGTCACTCAATTGGCTCAGTCACCACCCAAGGGTTGGATGGCGGCGGCTCAAATTCTCAGCCCTTTGATGCAGCACAACGATTGGTCCATCGACGCGGTGTTCCCGTCCTTGTTGGATTCGATTTCGGAACCATCCCTAGCGGCGCCCATCTTGGATTTGGCCGGCCACGTGACTCGAACCGGATTGGTGAACGAACATCCCGCCAAAGGTCGCATTGGCTCGCTCAATGCCCTGCTCGGTCATGTTGCGGGACGTTTGGCGAAGTTCGAAGAGGACCCGCGCAGCTTTGGTACCGAGGTGGAACAGGTCCAAGCGGTCTTGGGTGAAGCGGTGGCATTGGCCGTGTCGCTCTGTGATGCGATTGGTTTGATCGGCGAAGAAAGTTCGATTGGCGAGCTGAACAAGACATTGGATTTGAAACATCGCCGAGTTCAATGCGAAGCAGCGGGCGCGCTGGCGAAGTTGGGAGAAGAAACTGGTAAAGAACGCCTGGCCGAACTGGCGGGCGAACCAGCCGCTCGACTGCGAGCGATCGCCTACGCGGACGAGTTGGGACTGGAGGAGTTGATCGATGAAGAACATCGTGAACCACGAGCAATCGCGGAAGCCGAAATGGCATTGTGGTTGACTCAGCCTCAGCAGATGGGAGTGCCACCGACAGGAGTCGAAGTGGTGGACTCTCGCCGCATGCTGTGGCCCAGCTTTGAAGATCCGGTCGACGTGTTCTTGGTCCGCTTTGAATACAACTTTGGCGAACGACAATACAGCAACATTGGTTTGACCGGACCAACCATCTTTGCGATCTCATGCGACGTCGCGGACTTTCCGCCGGAAGACATCTACGCGATTTATGCGGGATGGCATGCCGATCACCAAGACATTTTCACGGTGCCCTCCAAAGAATTCAACGAAGCTCAGCGACGAATCGTTGAGCCGTTGCAGACGTACTTGGAACGCGTCGGGTACGAGGAAGTGAAGATTGATCGGCTCGGCTTCTTCTTGGACGAAACGGCGGGTGTGTTCACCGCGGTTCGAAACGAGAAAGAATGTGTGGTTGTGACCGACGGTTTGGAAACGATCGATTTGCCCACCGGTGGACGGTTGCGTCCGCCGCAGCCCGAAGATCTGTTCCACTTGTACAAGGGCCGTAAGATGCTGCGGACTTTCAATCCCAACGGAATCTCGGAGTGA
- a CDS encoding DUF1501 domain-containing protein, producing the protein MKLNRRDCLVQSTWTTGALAVTASAVPASNAWSNSAGEQTPVQHHPAKAKRVIFLFMHGGPSHVDTFDYKPRLIADNGKDLPFELPPQISAKPTLLASPWKWSQHGEAGLWATDLLPEMNKHLDSLCVVRSMHTRGQSHGQAVGMVNTGSDNFVRPSVGAWISYALGAGHPDLPAHVAIAPATAHGGPRNYGAAFLPAKHQATVVGKNGQIGEGKIAYLDAAQGHQFDLVNQLNRGHVQSAGRDRATDGAIEAVDLANRMRGTAPEVMDLSKETEATKKLYGIGEKTTDSFGRSCLMARRLAESGVRFITVSSGQVWDQHGNLKNGHQKNAAKTDLPIAGLFADLKQRGLWEDTLVVWGGEFGRTPVVQGSNGRDHNPQGFSMVLGGGGIRGGITYGETDDYGYYAVRDRVHMHDLHATMLHQLGIDHERLTYPYAGRDFRLTDVHGRVVSEILET; encoded by the coding sequence ATGAAACTGAACCGTCGAGATTGCTTGGTCCAATCGACTTGGACGACTGGTGCGTTGGCCGTAACTGCTTCTGCGGTTCCTGCTTCCAACGCTTGGTCGAACAGTGCGGGTGAGCAGACTCCCGTGCAGCATCATCCGGCGAAGGCCAAACGCGTGATCTTCTTGTTCATGCATGGCGGACCGTCGCATGTCGACACGTTTGATTACAAGCCGCGGTTGATCGCCGACAACGGAAAGGATTTGCCGTTCGAGTTGCCGCCTCAAATCAGTGCCAAACCGACATTGCTTGCGAGCCCTTGGAAATGGTCGCAACACGGTGAGGCTGGGTTATGGGCAACCGATTTATTGCCGGAGATGAACAAGCATCTGGATTCACTGTGCGTTGTTCGGTCCATGCACACTCGCGGCCAATCGCACGGCCAAGCGGTCGGGATGGTGAACACGGGCAGCGACAACTTTGTTCGCCCCAGTGTTGGTGCATGGATCAGTTATGCATTGGGGGCCGGGCATCCGGATTTGCCGGCTCACGTTGCGATCGCACCCGCGACGGCCCATGGTGGACCTCGCAACTACGGGGCCGCGTTCTTGCCGGCCAAGCATCAAGCGACCGTGGTCGGCAAGAACGGTCAAATCGGCGAAGGGAAAATTGCCTATCTCGATGCGGCTCAAGGACACCAGTTTGACTTGGTCAACCAGCTCAACCGCGGCCATGTTCAATCTGCCGGACGAGACCGAGCGACCGATGGTGCGATCGAGGCGGTGGACTTGGCCAATCGGATGCGAGGCACCGCGCCGGAGGTGATGGATTTGTCGAAGGAAACCGAAGCGACCAAGAAACTGTACGGGATCGGTGAGAAGACGACCGACTCGTTTGGACGCAGTTGTTTGATGGCGCGTCGGTTGGCAGAATCCGGTGTTCGATTCATCACCGTCAGCAGCGGCCAAGTGTGGGACCAGCACGGCAACTTGAAGAACGGGCACCAGAAAAATGCCGCCAAGACGGACTTGCCGATCGCAGGATTGTTCGCGGATCTGAAGCAACGCGGGCTCTGGGAAGACACATTGGTCGTATGGGGCGGCGAATTTGGACGGACGCCCGTTGTTCAGGGAAGCAACGGTCGCGACCACAACCCGCAGGGATTCTCAATGGTGCTGGGCGGTGGCGGGATTCGCGGCGGAATCACGTACGGTGAGACCGATGACTATGGCTACTACGCGGTTCGCGATCGCGTTCACATGCACGATTTGCACGCGACCATGCTGCATCAACTTGGAATCGACCACGAGCGTTTGACGTATCCCTACGCTGGTCGCGATTTTCGTCTGACGGACGTCCACGGGCGAGTGGTGAGCGAAATCCTGGAGACCTGA